A single Macaca mulatta isolate MMU2019108-1 chromosome 15, T2T-MMU8v2.0, whole genome shotgun sequence DNA region contains:
- the TPM2 gene encoding tropomyosin beta chain isoform X1 — MDAIKKKMQMLKLDKENAIDRAEQAEADKKQAEDRCKQLEEEQQALQKKLKGTEDEVEKYSESVKEAQEKLEQAEKKATDAEADVASLNRRIQLVEEELDRAQERLATALQKLEEAEKAADESERGMKVIENRAMKDEEKMELQEMQLKEAKHIAEDSDRKYEEVARKLVILEGELERSEERAEVAESRARQLEEELRTMDQALKSLMASEEEYSTKEDKYEEEIKLLEEKLKEAETRAEFAERSVAKLEKTIDDLEDEVYAQKMKYKAISEELDNALNDITSL, encoded by the exons ATGGACGCCATCAAGAAGAAGATGCAGATGCTGAAGCTGGACAAGGAGAACGCCATCGACCGCGCCGAGCAGGCCGAAGCCGACAAGAAACAAGCTGAGGACCGCTGCAAGCAG ctggaggaggagcagcaggCCCTCCAGAAGAAGCTGAAGGGGACAGAGGATGAGGTGGAAAAGTATTCTGAATCCGTGAAGGAGGCCCAGGAGAAACTGGAGCAGGCCGAGAAGAAGGCCACTGAT GCTGAGGCAGATGTGGCCTCTCTGAACCGCCGCATTCAGCTGGTTGAGGAGGAGCTGGACCGGGCCCAGGAGCGCCTGGCTACAGCCCtgcagaagctggaggaggccGAGAAGGCGGCTGACGAGAGCGAGAG AGGAATGAAGGTCATTGAAAACCGGGCCATGAAGGACGAGGAGAAGATGGAGCTGCAGGAGATGCAGCTGAAGGAGGCCAAGCACATCGCTGAGGATTCAGACCGCAAATACGAAGAG gtggccaggAAGCTGGTGATCCTGGAAGGAGAGCTGGAGCGCTCGGAGGAGAGAGCTGAGGTGGCTGAGAG CCGAGCCAGACAGCTGGAGGAGGAACTTCGAACCATGGACCAGGCCCTCAAGTCCCTGATGGCCTCAGAGGAGGAG TATTCCACCAAAGAAGATAAATATGAAGAGGAGATCAAACTGTTGGAGGAGAAGCTGAAGGAG GCTGAGACCCGAGCAGAGTTTGCTGAGAGGTCTGTGGCAAAGTTGGAGAAAACCATTGATGACCTAGAAG ATGAAGTCTATGCCCAGAAGATGAAGTACAAGGCCATTAGCGAGGAACTGGACAACGCACTCAATGACATCACCTCCCTCTGA
- the TPM2 gene encoding tropomyosin beta chain isoform X4 encodes MDAIKKKMQMLKLDKENAIDRAEQAEADKKQAEDRCKQLEEEQQALQKKLKGTEDEVEKYSESVKEAQEKLEQAEKKATDAEADVASLNRRIQLVEEELDRAQERLATALQKLEEAEKAADESERGMKVIENRAMKDEEKMELQEMQLKEAKHIAEDSDRKYEEVARKLVILEGELERSEERAEVAESKCGDLEEELKIVTNNLKSLEAQADKYSTKEDKYEEEIKLLEEKLKEAETRAEFAERSVAKLEKTIDDLEETLASAKEENVEIHQTLDQTLLELNNL; translated from the exons ATGGACGCCATCAAGAAGAAGATGCAGATGCTGAAGCTGGACAAGGAGAACGCCATCGACCGCGCCGAGCAGGCCGAAGCCGACAAGAAACAAGCTGAGGACCGCTGCAAGCAG ctggaggaggagcagcaggCCCTCCAGAAGAAGCTGAAGGGGACAGAGGATGAGGTGGAAAAGTATTCTGAATCCGTGAAGGAGGCCCAGGAGAAACTGGAGCAGGCCGAGAAGAAGGCCACTGAT GCTGAGGCAGATGTGGCCTCTCTGAACCGCCGCATTCAGCTGGTTGAGGAGGAGCTGGACCGGGCCCAGGAGCGCCTGGCTACAGCCCtgcagaagctggaggaggccGAGAAGGCGGCTGACGAGAGCGAGAG AGGAATGAAGGTCATTGAAAACCGGGCCATGAAGGACGAGGAGAAGATGGAGCTGCAGGAGATGCAGCTGAAGGAGGCCAAGCACATCGCTGAGGATTCAGACCGCAAATACGAAGAG gtggccaggAAGCTGGTGATCCTGGAAGGAGAGCTGGAGCGCTCGGAGGAGAGAGCTGAGGTGGCTGAGAG TAAATGTGGGGACCTAGAGGAGGAGCTGAAAATTGTTACCAACAACTTGAAATCCCTGGAGGCCCAGGCGGACAAG TATTCCACCAAAGAAGATAAATATGAAGAGGAGATCAAACTGTTGGAGGAGAAGCTGAAGGAG GCTGAGACCCGAGCAGAGTTTGCTGAGAGGTCTGTGGCAAAGTTGGAGAAAACCATTGATGACCTAGAAG AGACCTTGGCCAGTGCCAAGGAGGAGAACGTCGAGATTCACCAGACCTTGGACCAGACCCTGCTGGAACTCAACAACCTGTGA
- the TPM2 gene encoding tropomyosin beta chain isoform X2, with amino-acid sequence MDAIKKKMQMLKLDKENAIDRAEQAEADKKQAEDRCKQLEEEQQALQKKLKGTEDEVEKYSESVKEAQEKLEQAEKKATDAEADVASLNRRIQLVEEELDRAQERLATALQKLEEAEKAADESERGMKVIENRAMKDEEKMELQEMQLKEAKHIAEDSDRKYEEVARKLVILEGELERSEERAEVAESRARQLEEELRTMDQALKSLMASEEEYSTKEDKYEEEIKLLEEKLKEAETRAEFAERSVAKLEKTIDDLEETLASAKEENVEIHQTLDQTLLELNNL; translated from the exons ATGGACGCCATCAAGAAGAAGATGCAGATGCTGAAGCTGGACAAGGAGAACGCCATCGACCGCGCCGAGCAGGCCGAAGCCGACAAGAAACAAGCTGAGGACCGCTGCAAGCAG ctggaggaggagcagcaggCCCTCCAGAAGAAGCTGAAGGGGACAGAGGATGAGGTGGAAAAGTATTCTGAATCCGTGAAGGAGGCCCAGGAGAAACTGGAGCAGGCCGAGAAGAAGGCCACTGAT GCTGAGGCAGATGTGGCCTCTCTGAACCGCCGCATTCAGCTGGTTGAGGAGGAGCTGGACCGGGCCCAGGAGCGCCTGGCTACAGCCCtgcagaagctggaggaggccGAGAAGGCGGCTGACGAGAGCGAGAG AGGAATGAAGGTCATTGAAAACCGGGCCATGAAGGACGAGGAGAAGATGGAGCTGCAGGAGATGCAGCTGAAGGAGGCCAAGCACATCGCTGAGGATTCAGACCGCAAATACGAAGAG gtggccaggAAGCTGGTGATCCTGGAAGGAGAGCTGGAGCGCTCGGAGGAGAGAGCTGAGGTGGCTGAGAG CCGAGCCAGACAGCTGGAGGAGGAACTTCGAACCATGGACCAGGCCCTCAAGTCCCTGATGGCCTCAGAGGAGGAG TATTCCACCAAAGAAGATAAATATGAAGAGGAGATCAAACTGTTGGAGGAGAAGCTGAAGGAG GCTGAGACCCGAGCAGAGTTTGCTGAGAGGTCTGTGGCAAAGTTGGAGAAAACCATTGATGACCTAGAAG AGACCTTGGCCAGTGCCAAGGAGGAGAACGTCGAGATTCACCAGACCTTGGACCAGACCCTGCTGGAACTCAACAACCTGTGA
- the TPM2 gene encoding tropomyosin beta chain isoform X3, protein MDAIKKKMQMLKLDKENAIDRAEQAEADKKQAEDRCKQLEEEQQALQKKLKGTEDEVEKYSESVKEAQEKLEQAEKKATDAEADVASLNRRIQLVEEELDRAQERLATALQKLEEAEKAADESERGMKVIENRAMKDEEKMELQEMQLKEAKHIAEDSDRKYEEVARKLVILEGELERSEERAEVAESKCGDLEEELKIVTNNLKSLEAQADKYSTKEDKYEEEIKLLEEKLKEAETRAEFAERSVAKLEKTIDDLEDEVYAQKMKYKAISEELDNALNDITSL, encoded by the exons ATGGACGCCATCAAGAAGAAGATGCAGATGCTGAAGCTGGACAAGGAGAACGCCATCGACCGCGCCGAGCAGGCCGAAGCCGACAAGAAACAAGCTGAGGACCGCTGCAAGCAG ctggaggaggagcagcaggCCCTCCAGAAGAAGCTGAAGGGGACAGAGGATGAGGTGGAAAAGTATTCTGAATCCGTGAAGGAGGCCCAGGAGAAACTGGAGCAGGCCGAGAAGAAGGCCACTGAT GCTGAGGCAGATGTGGCCTCTCTGAACCGCCGCATTCAGCTGGTTGAGGAGGAGCTGGACCGGGCCCAGGAGCGCCTGGCTACAGCCCtgcagaagctggaggaggccGAGAAGGCGGCTGACGAGAGCGAGAG AGGAATGAAGGTCATTGAAAACCGGGCCATGAAGGACGAGGAGAAGATGGAGCTGCAGGAGATGCAGCTGAAGGAGGCCAAGCACATCGCTGAGGATTCAGACCGCAAATACGAAGAG gtggccaggAAGCTGGTGATCCTGGAAGGAGAGCTGGAGCGCTCGGAGGAGAGAGCTGAGGTGGCTGAGAG TAAATGTGGGGACCTAGAGGAGGAGCTGAAAATTGTTACCAACAACTTGAAATCCCTGGAGGCCCAGGCGGACAAG TATTCCACCAAAGAAGATAAATATGAAGAGGAGATCAAACTGTTGGAGGAGAAGCTGAAGGAG GCTGAGACCCGAGCAGAGTTTGCTGAGAGGTCTGTGGCAAAGTTGGAGAAAACCATTGATGACCTAGAAG ATGAAGTCTATGCCCAGAAGATGAAGTACAAGGCCATTAGCGAGGAACTGGACAACGCACTCAATGACATCACCTCCCTCTGA